In one Vulgatibacter incomptus genomic region, the following are encoded:
- a CDS encoding acyl-CoA dehydrogenase family protein gives MANDSSNFFRDNEDLLFQFRNGLKWKEIVELTENGFTLPDGPKDLEEALGFYETVMEATGEFVAKEIAPRANRIDAKGTRLESGEVVFSQELNDVFGGMKELGLFGLSAPRELGGSNAPLALYFVANELIARGDVSAMTHYGFHGGVATSLYVYSIREGSAKFEDGRLVKTRWDEAIRRISAGDDFGCMVLTEPGAGSDLGVIRTKAVERGGKWYLTGEKIFITSGHGQYQLVLARSEDEKDAPGLKGLSLFLVPRILEKNGDRIHNVRITKVEEKLGHHGSATCSLEYDESEGELIGERGQGFELMLVLMNSARIGVSVEAIGNAEAAYRMAKAYASERSTMGKPIDRHELIAEKLVDMGTWIPAMRAFAFEAISAVEISQRLDLKLRTEPPTDPEELAAMKARQSRLAKRARRLTPLLKYVTSEKSVEIARDAMQIFGGMGYIDETGVHKLLRDALVMPVYEGTSQIQALMATKDHLLWAARDPAGFLRRGARARLLARTAQTQLLRDVNKAEATVYRATETIMLRIFGQKVKAEWEGGLVGRDPAAWGRYLKKRFLRQWDAKSDFSQGLLHAERLTRMLADVAMGKVLAKQAQKFPEREALAKRFVNRMLLRVDATAKEIEHMDDSVLEAIAALEGSARSE, from the coding sequence ATGGCCAACGACTCTTCGAACTTCTTCCGAGACAACGAGGACCTCCTCTTCCAGTTCCGCAATGGGCTGAAGTGGAAGGAGATCGTCGAGCTCACGGAGAACGGCTTCACGCTCCCCGACGGCCCGAAGGATCTCGAGGAGGCCCTCGGCTTCTACGAGACGGTGATGGAGGCGACGGGAGAGTTCGTCGCGAAGGAGATCGCGCCCCGCGCGAATCGCATCGACGCCAAGGGGACCCGCCTGGAGAGCGGCGAGGTGGTCTTCTCGCAGGAGCTGAACGACGTCTTCGGCGGGATGAAGGAGCTGGGTCTCTTCGGCCTTTCCGCTCCCCGCGAGCTCGGCGGCTCGAACGCGCCGCTCGCCCTCTACTTCGTGGCGAACGAGCTCATCGCACGGGGCGACGTCTCCGCGATGACCCACTACGGCTTCCACGGCGGCGTGGCGACCTCGCTCTACGTCTATTCGATCCGCGAGGGCTCGGCGAAGTTCGAGGACGGCCGGCTGGTGAAGACCCGCTGGGACGAGGCGATCCGCCGGATCTCCGCCGGCGACGACTTCGGCTGCATGGTGCTCACCGAGCCCGGCGCCGGCTCCGACCTCGGCGTGATCCGGACCAAGGCCGTGGAGCGCGGCGGCAAGTGGTACCTCACCGGCGAGAAGATCTTCATCACCTCCGGGCACGGTCAGTACCAGCTCGTGCTGGCGCGGTCTGAGGACGAGAAGGACGCGCCCGGCCTCAAGGGACTCTCCCTGTTCCTGGTGCCGCGGATCCTCGAGAAGAACGGCGACCGGATCCACAACGTGCGGATCACGAAGGTGGAGGAGAAGCTCGGCCACCACGGCTCCGCCACCTGCTCCCTCGAGTACGACGAGTCGGAGGGCGAGCTGATCGGCGAGCGAGGGCAGGGCTTCGAGCTGATGCTCGTGCTGATGAACTCGGCGCGGATCGGCGTCTCCGTGGAGGCGATCGGCAACGCCGAGGCGGCGTACCGGATGGCGAAGGCCTACGCCTCCGAGCGGTCCACCATGGGCAAGCCGATCGATCGCCACGAGCTGATCGCGGAGAAGCTCGTCGACATGGGGACCTGGATCCCGGCGATGCGGGCGTTCGCCTTCGAGGCGATCTCCGCGGTCGAGATCTCGCAGCGGCTGGATCTGAAGCTGCGGACCGAGCCGCCCACGGATCCCGAGGAGCTGGCCGCGATGAAGGCGCGCCAGTCGCGCCTCGCGAAGCGTGCCCGCAGGCTCACGCCGCTGCTCAAGTACGTCACCAGCGAGAAGTCCGTGGAGATCGCCCGGGACGCGATGCAGATATTCGGCGGCATGGGCTACATCGACGAGACCGGCGTGCACAAGCTGCTGCGCGACGCGCTGGTGATGCCCGTCTACGAGGGCACGTCGCAGATCCAGGCCCTGATGGCGACCAAGGATCACCTGCTCTGGGCGGCCCGCGATCCCGCAGGCTTCTTGCGGCGCGGGGCGCGGGCGCGGCTCCTCGCGCGCACGGCCCAGACCCAGCTGCTGCGCGACGTGAACAAGGCCGAGGCCACGGTCTACCGGGCCACCGAGACCATCATGCTCCGGATCTTCGGCCAGAAGGTGAAGGCGGAGTGGGAGGGCGGTCTCGTCGGCAGGGATCCGGCGGCGTGGGGCCGCTACCTCAAGAAGCGCTTCCTGCGGCAGTGGGACGCCAAGTCCGACTTCTCCCAGGGCCTCCTCCACGCCGAGCGGCTCACCCGCATGCTCGCCGACGTGGCGATGGGCAAGGTGCTGGCGAAGCAGGCGCAGAAGTTCCCGGAGCGGGAGGCCCTCGCCAAGCGGTTCGTGAACCGGATGCTCCTGCGGGTCGACGCCACGGCGAAGGAGATCGAGCACATGGACGACAGCGTCCTCGAGGCGATCGCCGCCCTCGAGGGGAGCGCCCGGTCCGAGTGA
- a CDS encoding YoaK family protein, whose amino-acid sequence MLHSEGQDRSFASNAILAIALACVAGIVNAAGFFAVGAYTSHVTGNVSQVGDELARGRPGTALAALSLVLFFLLGVMAAAAFVQGASRLGRARYAAALITEAAVLTAFTAISAFTSGRPEWLHLLLTGMLCFSMGMQNALVTRLSGAVIRTTHLTGIATDLGIELVSLVSWIRERASEASSHGVAAFLRDLWRHPELRKLWLHASIFVAFLGGAIIGPMLYLRHGHVAMLLPGSIILGLVILDLSGRVQARPAKARAAEVVAPQE is encoded by the coding sequence TTGCTGCATTCCGAAGGACAGGATCGCTCGTTCGCGTCCAACGCCATCCTCGCCATCGCGCTCGCGTGCGTGGCGGGGATCGTGAATGCGGCCGGCTTCTTCGCGGTGGGGGCCTATACCTCCCACGTCACGGGGAACGTCAGCCAGGTCGGCGACGAGCTGGCGAGGGGGCGCCCCGGCACCGCGCTGGCCGCGCTCTCGCTGGTGCTCTTCTTCCTCCTCGGCGTGATGGCGGCGGCGGCCTTCGTCCAGGGGGCGAGCCGCCTCGGCAGGGCACGCTACGCCGCAGCGCTGATCACCGAGGCGGCGGTGCTGACCGCCTTCACCGCGATCAGCGCCTTCACATCCGGCCGCCCCGAGTGGCTGCATCTGCTCCTCACCGGGATGCTCTGCTTCTCGATGGGGATGCAGAACGCGCTCGTCACCCGGCTCTCCGGCGCCGTGATCCGGACCACGCACCTCACGGGGATCGCCACCGACCTCGGCATCGAGCTGGTCTCGCTCGTCTCCTGGATCCGGGAGAGGGCGAGCGAGGCGTCGAGCCATGGAGTCGCTGCGTTCCTCCGGGATCTCTGGCGCCATCCGGAGCTCCGGAAGCTCTGGCTGCACGCCTCGATCTTCGTCGCCTTCCTGGGCGGGGCGATCATCGGCCCGATGCTCTATCTGCGGCATGGCCACGTGGCGATGCTGCTCCCCGGCTCGATCATCCTGGGGCTCGTGATCCTCGACCTCTCCGGGCGCGTGCAGGCCAGGCCGGCGAAGGCCCGCGCAGCCGAGGTGGTCGCGCCACAGGAGTAG
- a CDS encoding ABC transporter ATP-binding protein: MNATDSRLVDLVRPYRLRVAAAIGCAALAAAGMGGYAFLAGPALRALVQGDSLDVGPMLSKLLPAGAVAALSSGILGSLPFLLVAAGLVKAAASAGFNVLLPGAVAEAAADLRKLVFARLLRADPGFFQTHPTGDLVSRFTGDIAAAEGAAGEVAVTLVRDLSQAVALVVVCAIIDVRLMVAAVVVVPGTLVPVRRFGERLRRIGKEQHEAQGEVARRAEQAITGHRIVQAYGGEAHEGRRFAAASERLLGVMRRSLLVRGAFTPFMEILGVVGLAAAIAWAGRAVVSGELPPEAVVSFAAAALMLYQPLKALGNLGQQLAQLRAAVGRAFELLDAPDAVHDAPDAIELPSPSEVRLEGVSVRYGERDVLRDVSLVFRAGETVALVGESGAGKSTIAGLLLRFVEPSAGRVSFDGVDLRRGTLRSLRSHVGYVPQDTIVFADTVRANLSCGAPVSDEAMRLAATEANAHLWIDRLPGGLDGELAQGGGNLSGGERQRLGIARALARQARVLVLDEATSALDAENDALLQEAFSRAMAGDRIGIVISHRLASVRGVDRVVVLEQGRVVEEGTPDELLRAGGRFARLWELQAAA, translated from the coding sequence GTGAACGCCACCGACTCGCGCCTCGTCGACCTCGTCCGCCCGTATCGCCTGCGGGTCGCGGCGGCGATCGGCTGCGCGGCGCTCGCCGCCGCCGGCATGGGTGGCTACGCGTTCCTGGCCGGGCCTGCGCTTCGTGCGCTCGTGCAGGGCGACTCCCTCGACGTGGGCCCGATGCTCTCGAAGCTCCTGCCCGCTGGCGCCGTCGCGGCCTTGTCGAGCGGGATCCTCGGCTCGCTCCCCTTCCTCCTCGTGGCGGCGGGCCTCGTGAAGGCTGCAGCGTCCGCGGGCTTCAACGTGCTTTTGCCCGGCGCCGTCGCGGAGGCCGCGGCGGACCTGCGCAAGCTCGTCTTCGCAAGGTTGCTCCGGGCCGATCCGGGCTTCTTCCAGACCCATCCAACGGGCGACCTCGTGTCGCGCTTCACCGGCGACATCGCCGCGGCGGAGGGCGCCGCCGGCGAGGTGGCGGTCACGCTGGTGCGGGATCTCTCGCAAGCGGTCGCGCTCGTCGTCGTCTGCGCGATCATCGACGTCCGCCTCATGGTGGCCGCCGTCGTCGTCGTGCCCGGTACCCTGGTGCCCGTGCGGCGATTCGGCGAGAGGCTGCGCCGCATCGGCAAGGAGCAGCACGAGGCGCAGGGAGAGGTCGCTCGGCGCGCCGAGCAGGCGATCACGGGGCACCGGATCGTCCAGGCCTACGGCGGCGAGGCCCACGAGGGCCGACGCTTCGCCGCCGCCAGCGAGCGGCTCCTCGGGGTGATGCGGCGCTCGCTCCTCGTGCGGGGCGCCTTCACGCCGTTCATGGAGATCTTGGGCGTGGTGGGGCTCGCCGCCGCCATCGCCTGGGCGGGCCGCGCGGTGGTCTCCGGCGAGCTGCCCCCCGAGGCCGTGGTCTCCTTCGCGGCGGCGGCGCTCATGCTCTACCAGCCGCTCAAGGCCCTCGGAAACCTGGGCCAGCAGCTCGCCCAGCTCCGCGCCGCCGTGGGCCGCGCCTTCGAGCTCCTCGACGCGCCGGACGCGGTGCACGACGCGCCTGACGCCATCGAGCTCCCGTCGCCCAGCGAGGTCCGCCTCGAGGGCGTGAGCGTCCGCTACGGCGAGAGGGACGTGCTCCGCGACGTGAGCCTCGTCTTCCGGGCTGGCGAGACCGTGGCGCTGGTGGGCGAGAGCGGGGCGGGGAAGAGCACGATCGCGGGCCTCCTCTTGCGCTTCGTCGAGCCCTCTGCCGGGCGGGTGTCCTTCGACGGCGTCGACCTCCGACGCGGGACCCTGCGCTCGCTCCGCTCTCACGTGGGTTACGTCCCCCAGGACACCATCGTCTTCGCAGACACCGTGCGCGCGAACCTCTCATGCGGCGCCCCCGTCTCCGACGAGGCGATGCGCCTCGCCGCCACCGAGGCCAACGCGCACCTCTGGATCGACCGTCTCCCCGGCGGTCTCGACGGCGAGCTCGCCCAGGGCGGCGGCAACCTCTCCGGCGGCGAGCGCCAGCGGCTCGGGATCGCCCGCGCCCTCGCGCGGCAGGCCCGGGTCCTCGTCCTCGACGAGGCGACCAGCGCGCTGGACGCCGAGAACGACGCGCTCCTCCAGGAGGCGTTCTCCCGGGCGATGGCGGGCGACCGGATCGGGATCGTCATCAGCCACCGGCTCGCGTCGGTGCGCGGCGTCGATCGCGTGGTGGTCCTAGAGCAGGGCCGGGTGGTCGAGGAGGGGACGCCGGACGAGCTCCTGCGCGCAGGCGGCCGCTTCGCCCGGCTCTGGGAGCTCCAGGCCGCCGCATGA
- a CDS encoding CBS domain-containing protein, with amino-acid sequence MRIAELMTKNVVTVREWDELGLSSDLMRFRRFRHIPVVDAHQRVVGMLSRMDLVEQASRPGNPRLIPVYDVMHRPPITIAGEARVEEAAELMRKHKVHSVPVTDAEGVLQGIVTDSDVLSAVAGTAMPVRDLSSVPVARVMTPDPITIDTDATLGEAAGALLEGGFRHLPVIDADQKLVGMLSERDLRSAFGTDFLDWTSVEQSRLDDVVTNAMVPDPVIVRARSRLMDVVDVFTDERIGALPVLDEDDRLVGILSYVDVLVWLRDHVRAEGAETAPAQPSP; translated from the coding sequence ATGCGGATCGCCGAACTGATGACCAAGAACGTCGTCACCGTGCGGGAGTGGGACGAGCTCGGCCTCTCCTCCGACCTCATGCGGTTCCGGCGCTTCCGCCACATTCCCGTGGTGGACGCCCACCAGCGCGTGGTCGGCATGCTCTCGCGGATGGACCTCGTCGAGCAGGCGAGCCGCCCGGGCAATCCCCGGCTGATCCCCGTCTACGACGTAATGCACCGGCCGCCCATCACCATCGCAGGCGAGGCCCGCGTCGAGGAGGCGGCCGAGCTGATGCGCAAGCACAAGGTCCATTCCGTCCCCGTCACCGACGCGGAGGGCGTGCTCCAGGGCATCGTCACCGACAGCGACGTCCTCTCCGCCGTGGCAGGGACCGCCATGCCGGTGAGGGACCTCTCCTCCGTCCCCGTCGCCCGCGTGATGACCCCCGATCCCATCACCATCGACACGGACGCCACCTTGGGAGAGGCCGCCGGCGCCCTGCTCGAGGGCGGGTTCCGCCACCTCCCCGTGATCGACGCGGACCAGAAGCTCGTCGGCATGCTCTCCGAGCGCGACCTCCGCTCGGCCTTCGGCACCGACTTCCTCGACTGGACCTCCGTCGAGCAGTCGCGCCTCGACGACGTCGTCACCAACGCGATGGTCCCCGATCCGGTCATCGTCCGGGCGAGGTCCCGCCTGATGGACGTGGTCGACGTCTTCACCGACGAACGGATCGGCGCCCTCCCCGTCCTCGACGAGGACGATCGCCTCGTCGGAATCCTCTCCTACGTCGACGTGCTCGTCTGGCTGCGCGACCACGTCCGCGCCGAGGGCGCCGAGACCGCCCCCGCCCAGCCCTCGCCCTGA
- a CDS encoding HAD family hydrolase — MLFPAPPASDRLVLPRVLETARRLGSSGLAVFDLDSTLLDNKPRQARILQEYGEAVGVAALARSTLAHWGSSWDMEGAMRAAGLQAAEIERHLEAAMRFWEERFFTSSYCAYDEPTPGGPAFAGMLREAGTRIAYCTGRPELMREGTVVSFVRMGIPPPEAGSVVLVMKPSMAMRDDDFKRRAHEELRALGEVFAAFDNEPTHINDYRLSFPEAHVVHLATDHSGREVEVLAGIPRIRDFVLPG; from the coding sequence ATGCTGTTCCCCGCACCGCCCGCATCCGATCGCCTGGTCCTGCCCCGGGTCCTGGAGACTGCTCGTCGCCTGGGATCCTCCGGCCTCGCGGTCTTCGACCTCGACTCGACCCTCCTCGACAACAAGCCCCGGCAGGCCCGGATCCTCCAGGAGTACGGCGAAGCGGTTGGCGTGGCGGCGCTGGCCCGTTCGACGCTCGCCCATTGGGGCTCGAGCTGGGACATGGAGGGCGCCATGCGCGCGGCGGGTCTGCAGGCCGCGGAGATCGAGCGGCACCTGGAGGCTGCAATGCGCTTCTGGGAGGAGCGCTTCTTCACCAGTTCGTACTGTGCGTACGACGAGCCGACACCAGGTGGGCCCGCGTTCGCCGGCATGCTCCGCGAGGCCGGGACCCGGATCGCGTACTGCACCGGGAGGCCGGAGCTCATGAGGGAGGGGACGGTCGTGTCCTTCGTCCGCATGGGGATCCCGCCGCCGGAGGCCGGGAGCGTCGTCCTGGTGATGAAGCCCTCGATGGCCATGCGGGATGACGACTTCAAGCGCCGGGCCCACGAGGAGCTCCGGGCGCTCGGCGAGGTCTTCGCGGCCTTCGACAACGAGCCCACGCACATCAACGACTACCGGCTATCGTTTCCGGAGGCCCACGTCGTCCACCTCGCCACCGACCACTCGGGCCGCGAGGTCGAGGTCCTGGCGGGGATCCCGAGGATCCGCGACTTCGTCTTGCCGGGCTGA